TTCTTTTATGACCTCAATATCTTTTATCGCTTTTCCATTTATAAACTTTTCTACAAGCATAGCAAGCTCTTTCCCAACAAGATAGCCTGTTAGTACTCTGCCACCTACAGCGCCTTCTATTATAAAAGAATCCCAGCAGGTAAAGACAGGGCGTTTTGATGTTTCTACAACCATGTGTATACTCTGGTTGAGACTAAGTTGTTTTCCCTCTGCGTCCCTTAGGAATGTCAGATATATCACTGCAGAATTGTTGGGCAAGTTTGAAAGCTTTTTCTGTAAACTCTCTATGGTCTCATTATCTAGTAAAATAAAGTTTACCCGTGTTTCATAAAGTCTTGATTGATTTATAAAAAGTTCTCTATTGAGTTTTCCGGTAGGTGTTGTATCAGTGATAACTGTTATAGTATCAGTAAAAGGAAGGATATGCAGGATAAGTTCTATTGTGCCAGAAATATCTACTTTCTCAGCTATTCCTGTAATATTATCTCTGTTGATATGTCTTTCTGTATTATTTATGCCGGAGAAAATAACAGGCATCATAGGATTATAAGGAAAAAGTTTTTTGCGGTTTTTTATGATAAACTCTAGTGCATTGTCATCAGATACCAGGATAAGAGAAAAATATGTGTTTTTATATTTTTCTATAAGATAATCAAGAAACATATCTTCTATAAGTTCTGGACTGTAGTGCTTGGTATCCATGAACTCGGTATATATGCTGTATTCTTCATGCCCCGATACAAAGCTGTCTTTAAATCCTCTGTCTATATCACGTGTCCATTTATAATCCGTATTATAAGAATGCAAAAACAATATGTTTTTATTATTTTCAGCTTGTAAAGAAGATGAAAAGAATAGAAAAAAGAAGCACAATACAGATAAGTTGCGCACCTGAGTCCTCCTATTTATATAATTTTAGCCAAGATGCGGACTATATTCAACAAAAAAACTCAATCGGTCATCATAAAATCTTGCCAGACTATGCCTTCTCCGGATTTTATATCTCTTGCAACAATCTTCCCGAGAATATCATCAAGGAAAACAGGAGCAATCCCAGGGTTGAGTTTCTTCTCTGTACGCACGATACACACGGCATCCCCTGTGAGGCGTTCTCCTTTTTTTATATTTCTCTTTGCATGGATTGAGCGGTTGGTGCGGCCATAGTTTACTCTCTCCGACTGAGCAAGCTTTTTAACACCATCTCCTATAACAGCCTGCACGCGCTCTTTGCCATATACAGCTGTAAGTTCTTTTATAGTATCTTCTGGAGAAGAAGTCTCTGCCTTTCTTACAGCTTTTACCATTTTGTAAAAATCATCCGGTGTAAGTGCTATAGGATCGTCCAGCCCTTCTCCACTTCTCTCTAGGCAAAAATGCTTTTCTATCATAACAGCTCCCTGCGATACCGCTAGAGCCGGAACAAGGACAGCGTCTCTGCTGTGATCTGATATCCCCATGGGACAGCCAAAAACAGCGGAAAGATGAGGCAATAAACTAAGATTATAGTCTTCTTCCGGAGCAGGATAACTTGTTACACAGTGGAGGAACATAAAATCCCCTCCGGATTCTTTTACCCATTCTGCTGCATTTTCCATATCCGATAACCTGGACACACCCGTAGAAAGCACAAGTGGCATGCATTTTGCAGCTTGCCGAATGAGCTGATAATAGTTGAGCTCTGGAGAAGCTATTTTGAGGGCCGGGAAAAGGCCACCTGTGTCTTTGTAAAGAGTCAGGACAAGCTCAAGGCTTCTTTTGCCAAAGACAGAAAAAAAAGGCAGAGCACCTTCTGATAGAACCAACTCGGCAAAAAAACGGTAAAAATCATAATCCTGTTCCAGTGACTTAAACCTATCAAAAAGCGCAACATCTCCTCCTGGAAGCTTAACAATCCCGGCATCTGGATGCAAAATCTCATCTGCAAAAACAACCTGCCCCTTAATCCAATCCGCACCAGAAGCGACCGCAGCTTTTATGAGCTTTTCTAGCATCGAGCGGTTTGCATTATGAGAAGTGCCAAGCTCTGCAACGACACACACCCTGTCAAAGTCAAAAACAGCCATATCTATGTTTTATCAGAAAAATGACAAATTGTATATAAAAAAATATACCGAACGTCGGGACCGCTAAGATAGTGAAAAACATGCAAGCTATATGCGGTCCCTCCTGCCTTAGGCAAATAAAACGTATAGCAGGCAAAGTTTTTTCCTGCCGGAGGCAGCAGGGGACGAAACTGGCAGAGTCCCCTGCGTTCGGCTTTTATAAGAGTTTATAAGTAGGAAATGCCTAATACTTGATAATTGTAACGATTTATTAAAATTTTTTAAGTATTTTAAAGGTGTTTTTGATATAATTTGTTTTTATATATTTATTTAAATAAAATATAAAATACAAACATTTTCCTTGACAGGGTTTTCATTCCTGTGTTAAATTAAGTTATTAAAACGATACAATTTTGGTGTTGTGTTTTTTATGGGAGCTGAGATGAAGAAAAAAATTACCATTTCGGATGTAGCACGCGAAGCTGGGGTTTCTATAAGTACGGTTTCCAATTATCTCAATGGAAGAGAAGAGTTGCTTAGGCCGGACACTCGAAAAAGAGTTGAGAGGGCTATATCGGACTTAGAATACAGACCCAATCCTGTGGCTCGTCAGTTAAAGACAGGAAATTCTCCTTTTATTGGGCTTATTGTGCCTTCTGTCGCAAACCCTTTTTATGGTGTGTTTGCTCAGTATGTTGAGAGTGCTGCTGCAGAATTGGGATATCATGTCCTTTTGGGTAATTGTTCACGCGATCCTGGCAAGGAAAAAGAGTTTGCAGAGCAGCTTTTTAATTATGGTGTGCGTGGGGTTGTTTTCGGAAGTTCTCTTGTGGATGTGTCTTATCTGTCGGATTTGATTAAAGAGG
This sequence is a window from Spirochaetia bacterium 38H-sp. Protein-coding genes within it:
- a CDS encoding N-acetylneuraminate synthase family protein; translated protein: MAVFDFDRVCVVAELGTSHNANRSMLEKLIKAAVASGADWIKGQVVFADEILHPDAGIVKLPGGDVALFDRFKSLEQDYDFYRFFAELVLSEGALPFFSVFGKRSLELVLTLYKDTGGLFPALKIASPELNYYQLIRQAAKCMPLVLSTGVSRLSDMENAAEWVKESGGDFMFLHCVTSYPAPEEDYNLSLLPHLSAVFGCPMGISDHSRDAVLVPALAVSQGAVMIEKHFCLERSGEGLDDPIALTPDDFYKMVKAVRKAETSSPEDTIKELTAVYGKERVQAVIGDGVKKLAQSERVNYGRTNRSIHAKRNIKKGERLTGDAVCIVRTEKKLNPGIAPVFLDDILGKIVARDIKSGEGIVWQDFMMTD